One Astyanax mexicanus isolate ESR-SI-001 chromosome 3, AstMex3_surface, whole genome shotgun sequence genomic region harbors:
- the maneal gene encoding glycoprotein endo-alpha-1,2-mannosidase-like protein isoform X2, with protein sequence MTRLRKKACVALFLFTLFIFGTMMGLRTLKPSDGFSDLAPGMEMAPFAAERSEKRGEPDSDVADTKIVFSNSGHEHSIFYDIHIFYYLWYGAPQMDRGYIHWDHVLVPHWDPKIAASHPKGRHNPPEDIASSFYPELGPYSSRDPKVLDSHMSQIEAAAAGVVVLSWYPPGVADEHGEPTEDLVPAVMDAAHRHRIKVAFHIQPYRGRTELSMHDNIKYIIDNSEEQRALKL encoded by the exons ATGACCAGGCTGCGTAAGAAAGCCTGCGTGGCGCTTTTCCTCTTTACTCTCTTCATCTTCGGGACCATGATGGGTTTGCGGACTCTGAAGCCCAGTGACGGATTCTCGGACCTCGCTCCGGGTATGGAGATGGCTCCATTTGCAGCAGAGAGATCCGAAAAGCGAGGCGAGCCGGACAGCGACGTGGCCGACACCAAGATCGTCTTCTCCAACTCCGGCCACGAGCACAGCATCTTCTACGACATCCACATCTTCTACTACCTGTGGTACGGAGCCCCACAGATGGACAGGGGCTACATCCACTGGGACCACGTGCTGGTTCCTCACTGGGACCCTAAAATAGCGGCCAGTCACCCCAAAGGCAGGCACAACCCGCCCGAGGACATCGCCTCCAGCTTCTACCCGGAGCTCGGACCCTACAGCTCCAGAGACCCTAAAGTGCTGGACTCGCATATGTCCCAGATAGAAGCCGCTGCTGCAG GTGTGGTGGTGCTGTCCTGGTACCCACCTGGTGTGGCAGATGAACACGGAGAGCCTACAGAGGATCTGGTGCCTGCCGTTATGGATGCTGCCCATAGGCACCGTATCAAG GTGGCGTTTCACATCCAGCCCTACAGAGGCCGGACGGAGCTCAGCATGCATGACAACATCAAATACATCATTGACAA cagtgaagaacaGAGAGCCCTCAAACTGTAA